Below is a genomic region from Streptomyces sp. RPA4-2.
CGGGGGACGGGCAGGGGCAGCGGGGGCGAGGGCGGGGGCGAGGGGAAATGGACGCCCGCCCACGACAACCACCACCCACCAGGCCCGGCCCCACCCCTACTCGCCCGGAGGGCCTACGGCCCGCTCCCGAACCCGCCGCCCCAACAACTCCGCAAGCCCCCGCCGCGTAGCCGCCAACACCACCCGATCCTCCGCCCGCAGCACATAGGAGGGGGGAAGATCCCAGACCAGCCCGCTCGGCGCCCGCTGCGACACCCCGCCGCCCCCACCTCCGCCCGCCGGATCCCGCCGTCCCACCACCCCCGTCTCCAGCGCGAGCACCCGCCACGCCCCCGCCCGAAACGCCTCCCCCACGGTCCGCCCCTCCAGCTGGGAATGTCCGCCCACGTCGATGGCCGCGAACAGCAACACCCGCCGTTCGACCGGAATCGCCCCGAGGATCTGCCGCCCCATCATCGCTCCGGCGAACGCGGGCGCGGTCAGATGCGACACGCTGCGACTCCGTGTGAGCGCCTGCGGGTGCGCGGCCCGCAGGGTCCGGTACACGGCGGTCGCGAAGTCGTCGTCGTACAGCCGCAGCACCACCCGCAGATCGGGCCGCACCGTACGGGCGTACAGCGCGGCCTCCAGATTCGTCGTGTCCGCGCTGGTCAGCGCGAGCAACGAGTGCGCCCGGTGGATCTTCGCAGCCTCCAGCACGCCCTCCTGGGTCACATCCCCCAGGACCACCGGCACCCGCAGCCGCCGCGCCAGCGCCAGCCCCCGCGCCTCGGGGTCGGCCTCCACGCACACCACGGGAATGTTCAGCTCCCGCAGGCGCGCCAGCACCCGCGTACCGATCTTGCCGACCCCGAGCAGCACCACATGCCCGGACAGCCCCCGCGGCGGCTTGCGCAACGCGGACCCGCTCCGGAACGTACCCAGCGCCTCCAGCACCGCGGCGAGCAGCACCGGAAGCAGCAGCAACCCGACGAGCCCGGAGAAGAGTTGGAGGACCTGCCGCCCGACCGGTTCCCCGATGGCGGGATTGTTGATGGCGAAGAGGTCGAGCAGCGTCAGATAGGTCGCCTGAAGCGGAGGCTCCCTGGTGACGGCCATGGAGGCGACCGCCAGCCCGATCACACACCCCACCAGTCCGGCGAACGACCAGCGCAGCCGCCGTGACAGCAGCGAGCCGAAGGGCAGGACGCTGCGCCCGCCGGACACCGCGGGAGCGGTGTACGACACGGTCTCCAGGACGACGGTCCCGCGCCCGGTGGCGGCGGCCACCGCCCGTTCGTCGGGCAGCAGCCGGGGCCCCTGCGGACCGCTGCTCTCGGAACCGTCTGCCCCGGCGGGGTCGTTGGTCGTGGCGGACAGCAGCGCGAGCGTGCACAGACCGGGGTCGGCGACCTCGCCGGGCCCCGGCGGAGGCCGCTCCACCGCCCGCAGCATCAGCCCGTCCGTCTGGACGACCTTGCTGGTGCCGGCGACGGCGGTCGCGGCGAGCGCGGGCGCCGCGGTGTCGGCGTCGGACAGCACGGTGGTGGACGCGTCGAACCCGCCGCCGTCACCGCCGCCGGCGGTGCCGTCGTCGATCCCGTCCGTGGCCAACGCCGATGCCTGGTCGAGGAGTTCCTTGATGTGCTCGCCGAGGCGCCGGTTGTAGAGCCGGATGACGAGCCGCAGCCGCGGGTTGAGGCGGCGCGCGGTGAGCGCGGCCCGGATGTTGGCCTCGTCGTCGTCATGGACGAGCGCGAGGGCGGCGGCCCGTTCGACGCCCGCCTCGGCGAGCACCGCCTCGGTGAGCTCAGCGGCCTCCAACACCCTCTCGGAACCAGGTGGTTCGGCCGTACGGCCGGGTGGCGCGTCGCCGTTCCCGGCGGCCCGGTTCACCGCCGCGGAGACCCGGTCGAACAGGGTCGAGCCCCGGGCCCGTCCGACCACCGGCGGGCGCACGCGGCGCTGTGCGGGCGGAACCACGAGGGTCACCCGCTCGCCGTACACACCACGCAGTTCCGCGGCGAGCCGGTGCGCCAGGGCGTCGTCCCCGGCCACCACCATGTGCGCGGCGGGTTCGGGCGACGGGCTTTGGTACGGAAGGGTCCCCACAAGGGAGAAGAGTGCCGTACCGGGACGCGTGGTTCCATCCGGCCGCCCGGCACAAGTCGCCACCACCCGACAGCGGTTGGGACGGACGCCCGGGTACTGGCCCCGGGGCGGACGGACTCACCCGCGGACTCGCCGGCGGACTCACCCCCGGGTACGGCCGCGGGTACGGGTCCTGGTGCGGGCCCGCGCCTCGCGCGGCGGCCGGACGAACTGCAACTCCAGCGTGACCGGGGGCGGAGCGACCCCCGGCCCTCCGGCGGCCGCCCAGTCCACCAGGTCCTCGGTGCAGTCGTCACCCATCGCGAACCCGATCCAGGTCGGCCGCGCACCCCTGCGCCGCCCTTCCCCGGAAGGCTGCACCACCACCACGTTGGCCTGGTCGCAGGGCCCGAGACAGTCCACGGTCCGCACCACGAACCGCCCCCCGGACGCCTCGGCCCCGGCCCGCAGCCGCTCCAGCTGCCAGGCGTGGTCGTCAGCGGGATACTTCACCGGATCTCCGCAGCAGCACCCCCGGCAGACGACCAGGGTGCAGGGCCGCGAGCCGGCGGCGCCGACAGCCACCGTACGAGGGTTCTCGGGCGAGACGGTGGGGGAGGGGAGAACGGAGGCCGCGGCGGTCCCGGAAGCGTCCGTCGGAACGGGGGACACGGGGGACGAGGCGGTCAACGAAACGTCTCTCCTTGCGAGCGTGCGGGTACGGCTCGGCGGGGCTCGGCGGGGCGTTGTTTCAGGAAGCCGAGGAAGCCGAGGAAGCGGAGGAAGCCGTCCAGGATGTCGCCCACCGGAGAGGATAGTTGACGGCGCGGGGGGCCTGGAGTGAGCCGGTACGCACCGTGACGCACTCCGCCCCGGTCACGGCTCGGCCGGGACGACCACATGCCTCGCCTTCCTCGCAGTCACTCGTCACATGCCCTCCGCCGGCCTCGGCACGCGGCCGGCGGCGGCCGCCACGGGGCCGTGCGAGGAGGGCCGGCGGGCGTCGTGCCCGCCTTCGGAGTCCCAGACCTTCTCCCGGGCCGAGTCCCATGCGGCCTCGGCCTCGGCCGTGTCCTCGGCGGCGCCGCCGAGGAGCTCGGCTTCCTGGATCAGGCCGCTCGCTGTGAGCTGGCGCGTGGGGTCCGTGGCCGTGGCCATGAGCCGGGCGGCCGTGACGGCGTCGGTCTCGGGTGGGATCACCAGCA
It encodes:
- a CDS encoding NAD-binding protein, with the translated sequence MVVAGDDALAHRLAAELRGVYGERVTLVVPPAQRRVRPPVVGRARGSTLFDRVSAAVNRAAGNGDAPPGRTAEPPGSERVLEAAELTEAVLAEAGVERAAALALVHDDDEANIRAALTARRLNPRLRLVIRLYNRRLGEHIKELLDQASALATDGIDDGTAGGGDGGGFDASTTVLSDADTAAPALAATAVAGTSKVVQTDGLMLRAVERPPPGPGEVADPGLCTLALLSATTNDPAGADGSESSGPQGPRLLPDERAVAAATGRGTVVLETVSYTAPAVSGGRSVLPFGSLLSRRLRWSFAGLVGCVIGLAVASMAVTREPPLQATYLTLLDLFAINNPAIGEPVGRQVLQLFSGLVGLLLLPVLLAAVLEALGTFRSGSALRKPPRGLSGHVVLLGVGKIGTRVLARLRELNIPVVCVEADPEARGLALARRLRVPVVLGDVTQEGVLEAAKIHRAHSLLALTSADTTNLEAALYARTVRPDLRVVLRLYDDDFATAVYRTLRAAHPQALTRSRSVSHLTAPAFAGAMMGRQILGAIPVERRVLLFAAIDVGGHSQLEGRTVGEAFRAGAWRVLALETGVVGRRDPAGGGGGGGVSQRAPSGLVWDLPPSYVLRAEDRVVLAATRRGLAELLGRRVRERAVGPPGE
- a CDS encoding (2Fe-2S) ferredoxin domain-containing protein, with protein sequence MAVGAAGSRPCTLVVCRGCCCGDPVKYPADDHAWQLERLRAGAEASGGRFVVRTVDCLGPCDQANVVVVQPSGEGRRRGARPTWIGFAMGDDCTEDLVDWAAAGGPGVAPPPVTLELQFVRPPREARARTRTRTRGRTRG